GGCTGGACGGAGCGGCGGGCCCCGGACGGGAGCCTCAGTACCCCGCGCCGGTGAGCATGCCGCCGTCCACGAGGACCTCGCTGCCGCTGCAGTAGGACGAGTCGTCCGACGCCAGGTAGACGACGAGGCCCGAGACCTCCTTGGTGTTGCCCATGCGCCCGAGCGGCAGCGCCTTCATGAACGCGTCGGCGCTGTCGGCGGTCGCGGCGACGACGTCCTCCTGCAGGGAGAGCTGGGTCAGGACGCCGCCGGGGTGGATCGAGTTCACCCGGATGCCGTCCGGGCCCAGCTCCCGCGCCGCGGCCTTCGTCAGGCCGCGGATGCCGAACTTGCTCGCGCTGTAGGCGGCGAGACCGGACGCGCCGATGAACCCCTCGGTCGACGACACGTTGATTATCGAGCCGCCGCCCGCGTCCCGCATGGCCCGCGTCACCGACTTCACGCCGAGCCACTGGCCGACCAGGTTGACCTCCAGGACCTGCTTGAACTCGTCGACCGACATGTCCTCGATGCGCTTGTGCCGCATGATGCCCGCGTTGTTCACCAGGACGTCGAGGGAGCCGAACGCGTCGACGGCGGTCCGGACGGCGTTCTCCCAGTCGTCCGGGGCCGTGACGTCCATGCGGACGAACCGGGCGTCGTCCCCGACGTCGGCCGCGAGTTTCGCGCCCTCCTCCTCGAGGACGTCGCCGAAGACCACCTTCGCGCCCTCGGCGACGAACCGGCGCACGTGCGCCTTGCCCATCCCGCGCGCCCCGCCGGTGATCAGCGCCACCTTGCCGTCAAGCCGTCCCATCAACGCTCCTTCGTCCTGCGCCACCGCACGTCAAACTAGCGAACGCTTGGTTGGCGAACAAGGGGGCGTCAGGAGCGCAGCGCGTCCCGCGACAGCCGGTCGGCGCGCCGCGTCGTCTCCGGCAGGCGGTAGTCGGGCGCCAGCTCCAGGACGATCCGGCACGCGTCGTCGAGGCCGGTGCGATGCCCCACGGACACGAACACGGGCTTGACGTCGTCCTGCGTCCGCAGCACCCGCCCGACGACCTCGCCGTCGTCCGTCAGCGGGCTCGCGTCACCGCGCCGCGGCCCCGGCGTCGCGTGCTCGCCGACGAACGCCGTTTTGCCGACCCCGATCGCGGGCAGGCCGGTCAGCACGCCGACATGGCAGGCGAGGCCGAACCGGCGCGGGTGCGCGACGCCGAACCCGTCGCAGACCAGCAGGTCGGGGACCGTCCTCAGTCCGCGGAGCGCCTCGACCAGCGTGGGCAGCTCCCGGAACGCGAACAGGCCCGGGATGTACGGGAACGCGGCCGTCCCGACGGCGACCGACTCCTCGACGACCCGCAGCGTCGCGGCGTCCAGGACGACCGCGGCAGCGGCCAGCCGCGCCCCGGTGCCGTCGCCGTCGCCCGCGTACGAGACGTCCAGCCCGGCGACGGTCCGGGGCCGGACGGGACCGGGGGAGTCCAGGTCGAGCAGCGGGCGGAGCCCGTCCTGGATCGCCTCCGCCTCCGCCCGCGTGTCCGGCCACGGATGCAGGTCGCGTACCTCCATGAACCGGGACGTTATCTCAGGAGAGCGCCGCGTACGCGGCCTCGACGAGCCGGTAGGCGCGCAGGTCGCCCGACAGGTGATCGCCCATGAGGTTCGGCAGGTAGGCGACCGCCAGCCCGGCGTCGGGGTCGCCGAGCCCGATCGAGCCGCCCGCCCCCGTGTGGCCGAACGCCGAGTCGCGCCCGGCGGCCGGCACGAAGAACGTCTGCGCCGGACGCATGAACCCGAGGCCGAACGCGCTGTCGATGAGCATCGTCCGGTCGGGGCCGCTCACGCGCGTCCGCATCCCCTCGCGCAGCGTGTCCGGGCGCAGGACGCGGCCCGCGACGAGGTCGCGGTAGAAGCCGGCGAACGCGGGCGCCGTCGCGAGCATCCCCGCCGCCGGCCAGCCCGCGCGCAGCACCACCGGGTTGTTGTAGCCGCCCTTGCCGGGATGCGGGTTGTTCAGCGCCCGGTTCATGCGGCTGCCCGGATCGGTGTACGCGGCCGCGAGCCGGTCGAGGAGCGCGGCGTCGCCCGCGGGACGCGGCGCGTCGGCGCCGCCCCCGCCCGACACCCGGCGGCCCGCCGACATCCGCGCGGCCCGCTCGATCACCTCGTCCGGGGAGCCGATCCACAGGTCGAGGTCGCGGGCGAACTCGTTCTTCGCGAACTCGCCGACCGTCCGTCCCGACAGCCGGCGCACGATCTCCCCGGCCAGCCAGCCGTAGGTCAGCGCGTGGTAGCCGTGCGCCTCGCCCGGCGTCCACTCCGGCTCCTGCACGGCCAGCTCGGCCGCGCGCGCCGGGGCGTCCGCCGCCTCCTCCGCCGACACCGGACGGGCGAACGCGGGCAACCCGGACTGGTGCGACAGCAGGTGCGCCGCCGTCGCGCCCTCCTTGCCCGCCGTGCCGAACTCGGGCCACCAGTCCGTGACCGGGCCGTCCACCTCGTACGCGCCGCGCTCGGCGAGCAGCAGCGCGGCGGCGGCCGTCACCGCCTTGGTGCAGGAGAACCCGAAGCAGGGCGTGTCGGCGCGCCACTCGCGGCCGGTGCGGCGGTCGGCGACGCCGCCCCACAGGTCCACGACCTTGCGGTCGCCCGCGTACACCGCGACGGCCGCGCCCAGTTCGCGGCCCTCGGCGAAGTTCTGCTCGAACACCTCGCGCACACCGGCGAACGCCGGGTCGCAGCTGCCCTGGACGGTCATGGGGGGTCCTGCCTTTCCACGGGGACGTTCATCGAATCATGGCGGGGGCGGGCCCGTCCGGGCCGGTCCGGGCGCGGGCGATCTAGAGTCGGAGACGATGAAGAGGCTGCTGATCGTCCATCACACTCCGTCGCCGAACCTCCAGGCGATGTACGAGGCCGTGCGCTCGGGCGCGTCCACCGACGAGATCGAAGGTGTGGAGGT
The nucleotide sequence above comes from Actinomadura algeriensis. Encoded proteins:
- a CDS encoding endonuclease V, encoding MEVRDLHPWPDTRAEAEAIQDGLRPLLDLDSPGPVRPRTVAGLDVSYAGDGDGTGARLAAAAVVLDAATLRVVEESVAVGTAAFPYIPGLFAFRELPTLVEALRGLRTVPDLLVCDGFGVAHPRRFGLACHVGVLTGLPAIGVGKTAFVGEHATPGPRRGDASPLTDDGEVVGRVLRTQDDVKPVFVSVGHRTGLDDACRIVLELAPDYRLPETTRRADRLSRDALRS
- a CDS encoding serine hydrolase domain-containing protein, yielding MTVQGSCDPAFAGVREVFEQNFAEGRELGAAVAVYAGDRKVVDLWGGVADRRTGREWRADTPCFGFSCTKAVTAAAALLLAERGAYEVDGPVTDWWPEFGTAGKEGATAAHLLSHQSGLPAFARPVSAEEAADAPARAAELAVQEPEWTPGEAHGYHALTYGWLAGEIVRRLSGRTVGEFAKNEFARDLDLWIGSPDEVIERAARMSAGRRVSGGGGADAPRPAGDAALLDRLAAAYTDPGSRMNRALNNPHPGKGGYNNPVVLRAGWPAAGMLATAPAFAGFYRDLVAGRVLRPDTLREGMRTRVSGPDRTMLIDSAFGLGFMRPAQTFFVPAAGRDSAFGHTGAGGSIGLGDPDAGLAVAYLPNLMGDHLSGDLRAYRLVEAAYAALS
- a CDS encoding glucose 1-dehydrogenase, translating into MGRLDGKVALITGGARGMGKAHVRRFVAEGAKVVFGDVLEEEGAKLAADVGDDARFVRMDVTAPDDWENAVRTAVDAFGSLDVLVNNAGIMRHKRIEDMSVDEFKQVLEVNLVGQWLGVKSVTRAMRDAGGGSIINVSSTEGFIGASGLAAYSASKFGIRGLTKAAARELGPDGIRVNSIHPGGVLTQLSLQEDVVAATADSADAFMKALPLGRMGNTKEVSGLVVYLASDDSSYCSGSEVLVDGGMLTGAGY